The Juglans regia cultivar Chandler chromosome 1, Walnut 2.0, whole genome shotgun sequence nucleotide sequence TAGTTCATGTTCTTCTACGTGAACTTGCATTTACATCATCTGCAAAAGGAAAAGATGATTGATGGGACTGATATTGGAAGGGGAAAAGAACGACCAAGTCTTGCTTCTACACTTGTGATATTGGAAGGGGAAGATAATCGACGGCATTTTCAGATCCCATAGTAATACAATACACTTGTGATTTTCTCTTCTACATTTTAGCAAACACCTTGTACGCACACTGTGTTCTCCATTGCAGCAGGTCTTCTTCGTTTCCATCATCCTTTTCCTTGATACAAACAGCCAAGCTTCATACCTCCAACATAAACCCTAATACTTCAATCCATCAAAATAGAAACagagaaattgagaaattttCCGGGAgaccatcatcatcttcttcttttttcttttgttaatttaatCCAATTCCATTGTTCTGTTTACTTTACTCATGTGTTTTTAGAAATTggatatgaaatttatttacttgCTTTTTACTGGAGTTTGAATGCCATATGATGCTTCTCTCCAGCCACCGCCGAAGACTTATACAAATTGAATTTTGTAAACCCAATTGATTTATACTCAAACCCAAGAAAATATAGATCGAATTTTCTCCAATAGAAAACCAGTGATTTTTttcgccaaaaaaaaaaaatgccgaAAAATCAGGAAATTTCTCTGAATACCGTCAAAAAGGGGAAGAAATAGAGCTTTATGTACAGATTTACAGAAATCACATCTCTTCACCGAAAGCAATATTCTGAGGTCTTTATTATCTGTTGAATTCCATCACAGTCCGTGCCGGCCATTCGAGTTGCCATCGGGGATTATTTTTTCAGTCAAGATCTTCGTTTGGGTTGGGATGGAGTGGAAGATAGGGGCAGTGAGGAAGACGAACAGAGGAAAACACGAAGTGCTCTTGGGCGAAATCAGTAGGGCTGCTTTTGATTAGAAGTGTTTCTGTGTGATGGAACCTATTTCTCTTATGGTGTATTTTCTTACGTGGCAAGCAGTAATTGGAAGGCTGCTCTTCTATGTTTATTAGCCAGACCGTCCCGCAGCGGCTTTGATGTATAATTGGCATTCCAAGAAAGAAGTCTTTGTCCTTTTGTTGTCAGGGAAAAGCCAGGCAGAAAGCCTATGGTCATATCCTGAAGTAACTAAGGGCCTGCTCGGTTgctgaagattttttttttataagtaaaaatgtattaatattaaaatcaacAAGCATAACCTATCCaatatacaccaagcccgatTGGGACAAAACACGCCTCCCCAAAGCAAAGCAAATCCCTATAACTACCCCAACTCCTTGTTTCCCACAAGCCCGATAGGAACAAAACCTATCCAATATACACCAAGCCCTATTGGGGCAAAACACGCCTCCTCAAAGTAAAGCAAATCCCTATAACTACCCCCAAACCCTTGCTGAAGATTCTATATCACCAATGTTACACACTCTAAGGTTCttttcctatatataataattctcgagagttaacccctaggggttggctcaagtggtaaaggcatTGGGCTTGTGGGTATGCTCTCCCAAGGTCTAGGGTTCAAATTCCattgagtgcaaacaatctctaggggccatcggactgggggatattccccttgaattacccgagatgcacttgtgggaaactccttgccgagggcctgtgctccccgggattagtcggaaCGCTGTTCCCGcacacccggtgccaatcaaaaaaacaTTCTCGAGAGTTTAAACTCACAATGcttagaatttaaatttttcttttagacattaatatattttatattaaaaaaaactttgacTGTATAAGATAATGCCAAACACACTCATTAGTAGCTATAGAATCAGCTATgacaattataattaattttttaaatgaaaaaaatacccTTGAACATTGATAAATTAGGGTAATATacaaaaatttcctttttcccCCTCAAATCAACTCTGCCAAGTTACTTTTTGggtaaaaaattgaataagtgTAATGTTAGTAGTTCTCGCAAAAACAAGATATGTAACTACTGACATTCCCTACCTTTTGGTTCAAAAGTGTGGGTATTGTTCGGGGCTTTGAcctctttaaaaaagaatgaccAAATTTTCATGAACTTTCAAAATTAGCAATTCTCATCCTAAATCCATGTGTAAAGCACACATGTGAAAAGCAATTTCCAATGTTTATCGTTGTAGTCTCTAATACATAAGGATCTTTGCCTAACTTAAAGTAACTATAAACAATTTTACCTTGGCTCATAAACAATCTGCAATTGCTAGCATAATGATTAAGCAGAGTCGTAAAGAAGTTCCCATGATCCTCATCagaagttttttaaaaaaaaataagtttctagtaatagattttttaagaaattgacAAATAATTGGGATCTATTTCTCATCTATGAAATGCATGACAGTCATTCCAGTCAATGGTAACAAATGAGACACCTATTAAACACATCTATCAAAGCAAGTTTGAAAATCATGGGCAACAACTACTTCATTGCCCAAAAGACGCAACTGTAAGACAAATGATCGAACTACATTAAAGCATGGCCTTGAGGGGTGATGAGCTTACATCAGATTTCTTAAATGTAAATGTTAGTTTTTAACAAAAACTTGGTTGGGTATAAGGATCTGACTCCACATTTCCTGACTATCACATGGTTTCCTGTTAACGAGGAGCTTCCATCCAATTTTCAAAACCTTCTTCAAACAATGCAGAAATTTTACCACTATCCAGAGAACATGACCCCCTTTACCTCTTATAATGAATAGTCAGCACAAATAATGAGATTCTTAGGTCAGAattccatacttttttttttttttttttgataagttccatattaaatttattacaaaGAAAAACATGTTGATATGTCAAGCAAAGAGCAAGAATATTTAAGATCTAAAGAAACAAGATAGAACCAACCTGATAGCCATTCATATCAGCAGCATTCACCCGTGCACCCTCTTGGAGTAAAAGCTCTGCCACTTGGTTTGCACCTCGAACAGCACTCCAATGTAATGCAGTTTGCCCAGTATGATCTGTCACATTTATGTCGCCTCCATGCTGGGAATTGAGAAAACTCTAACTAATCAGCTAATCACTAAATCTCtccaatcaaataaaaaattcaaaaaagtctACCGCTAAAACTTAGCATTATAAACTGATTTCTTTTTGCAAGACTGCGAATGGGGGGGAAAAGGTCAAGCTAAATTAACGTAAATATCCAAGATAACCTAAACCAATTCAATAACCCACCGTGTAACAAGACATCCAAATCCTATGAAAACCTATTAAAAAAGCAACCGACACGACGCCCCATTTATATGCCAATCCAGTTAAATCAAATAAACCCACAACAGAAAAAACACACACAACCTCAGTTATACAAATCTGATCATATGCGACCCCATTCACCAATGACCCGTGTCAATAGAGCTCGCCAAAGTGGTAACCGAATCCTAATCAGAAAACTTATCCAAAACCAAGAGAACACCAAAGACCTCAATAATCACACCAAATAAACCCGATCAATGATTCCCCTATAACGCAAGGCTCAACCACATACTGAGCAAACCCATCTCCAGAaaacgcaaaaaaaaaaacactaaagaaCCAAAGAGAGAATTGCACGGCAACCTCAATAATATACTGAGCAGCGGCAGTGCGGTTGTTGAGCGCAGCCCACTGAAGCGCGTAGTAGCCGAGACCGTCGGGCTCGGACACGGAGCAGCCCTCGCACTCCACCAATCTCTGAAGCTTCTCCAAATCCCCGTACGCCGCCGCCGTGTACACATCGTCCCGCATACTCTCTTCCCCAACCCCGTTGGCTCCGACGCCCCCGGAAGAATTGCCGGCGGCCGAAGACAAAGCCGACTCATGGTCACGGGATTCGACTTCGTCAACAACCTCGATCTCCGATGACATTTTACTCAATTAGAGCGAGATCGTTCGAGAATCTGGGAGTGGAAATGTGGAATACAGGAATTTAATTTAGTTGACTTTCtagggtcttttttttttttttttcctggattAGAAATTGGGCACTGGTATCCTAGGGTTTTTCTGAGAAAGTGGGAGAGACAGAGTTCGGGTCTTCGCCGTCCGTGTTGACTCAGACagagagacacagagagagagagagcgaaatCACCTGCCTATGGATATCCGTCCATAGAAGCAAATAGTTTCTCCAATATATTTTTCGAGCCACTTACATTTCTCCTCCATTTATAACGTCTGTCATTAACTCTAGAGTTTATTCTTTCTACTCTACCGTTTGATGccatcaattttaatttattttataagtttaactatttaaaatattatacattaattaatataatttaaaatataaaatttaagataataactacttaaaaatattttttgttttcttttaattgaaAGTACTAAGATGGAAATAAAAACATATGAGATGATATAGAAAACTTGCATTTTCCCGCACCCCTTGCGCACGAAACGTGAcctaacaaaaaattaaactctGTGTTTTGGTGTGGGATTGAGAGAAAATGCCGTCCTCCTTCATCCATTCCCCGGTAGCATCCTTTCCCCatctcttctttttcaatctTCTTTTTTCGAGTTTCCTCTATTGCTGCAGTGAATAGATCAAAATCTTTTATTGTGACACGGTGATAGTGTTTCTTAGACCACCATTTTTCCTTGTGAAATCCTTGATATTGGAGACCTTGGAGATGAAATGCACACCGAATTTTCATTAGCTCCGATGCCAACTTATAATCAAGGTGGTGTCTTTAGAGGTTTTCTGCCATCGAAGAGCTCGTCTGCAGACAAATAAGTTCGCTCTAAGTGCCCACTAAAATCGAACTCAAAATCTTCACCACCATCATTTTCGTTATCACTTTTGCCATTGTTGATAGCTTTAAATTTGGGAATCTCGAGCCTTTCTTCCTAGTTAAAGGGATCGAGGAGGCTGAGCTTTTGGGGATCACTTCGTGGAGAGAGAGGCTATTGAGCTCACGGTAGAAGGTGGAGGCGCAAGTAAGACTGGTAAGGGCGCTAAAGTAGAAATTTCCAAATCATTGAGGGCTGGAATGAGCATTAATGTGTGGAGAGGAGCAGGAGCTGTCAAAGTTGAAGTCCACGTGAGCCACTAGTACCACAATTCCATCTCCATTATCGAATTAATTGGCTTCATGTGCTTGAGGGTTTGTGGTTGTTTGATCGAGAAGGTTAGGGATGGTCGCACTATCAGGATTTATATTGTATGCGctctatatgtatgtgtgtctctgtgtgtgagagagagagaagaagaagaagaatagggGGGGAGTATTTCCCATCGAGTGCAAGCAAAGGAGAGCAATTGACTCGAGTCCATCGAGTGTGAAAATGGGAGAGATTTGGGGATAGTCCGTCAACTTCGTATTTTTCTTTTGGACGTGTGAGTCTACCATGTCACGATGTGGACAAAAGGTGCACGAAATTGCTTGACCGTAGGGGGACTGAAGATGATATAATTATAACGGATAGATTTTACTTATGAATGTAAAATATCAACTTTTTATAATTGGGGGATTTAATATCTAATTTCTGGTAACCTAAGATCttattagattttaattattttgagaatttagtttcttaatcttttatttatttctatgatACAATCACCACCGTGCATCATCGCGTGAGAAACAAACGAGAGAGATGCGACATTAGGAAGTAAGACAAATTGGCGGAGACCAggacaagatttttttttttttttttttttaaatgcatgaTAAAATTGATGAGCAAGTAAAATGAGTTTCATAataaatttagagaaatattataactattaaaaaattttgatagaataaaatttataaattgatatatttcatataatatattagatttattttataataaaaataattttataatctaatttattatattaaatcatatcaatttgtgaatatgtttttatagaatctctttatatttaaagtcttttttgtaaatttaataatataaattaagaagaGTAAGGGTCTTTTGGAGGGATGGGGGAGAGAGGCACGAGGATGCAAATGTAAGGTGGTAAGTATGCAAGTTGAAAGGAAATTAAAATTGCCAACaataatataatgaattattgTCAAAATCAacttgatataaaaataaagttgattTCATTAAATATTCAATGCTCAAAGTGTTGAGCATTGAAAATGAGTAGATCTGGCAAAGGGAAGGGCGTCTCCCACTTATAAAATATGGCATGCCACAATAGCGTGACACATGATTCTAACATatggtaagaaaaatattatcaaattttatttgtaatggaAATATTAGTATTCATCTTGAATTTTGTCATCTATAATAATACTAATCgatattttgcattttcaatgACTTTTATATGAAGTGATTGATTTATAAAgccacttaaaatataattatcattttttaaaattaaaacattatgGACAACtcaaaaagaacagaaaaaaaaagacatggattaaacaatgaaaacataaaaaagacgACTAGAACAACAAAAGAGAGATGAAaaacaatcataaaaataaaaaacttaaatgaaaaagaaaaagaataagagatcCAGGATCACAAGTCATTGGTCAGTGTGATCAGGGATAAAATCCAGGATAaaaagtaacattattcttCCTTACAAGTCTACAACAACataaaataccacaaaatacCACCTGGTCTAAAATCTTTGGAATGATGATGAACAAACTACATGAATCTCCAATTAAACTTTGAACGTTTAATGAATTTGGTAATAAGGAACAAACTCCATTCAAATCAATTCAAGAAAATCCAAAAGTTCTCcccaaaaattacaaactagGAACTGAAACCGAAAAAGCTATAAATTACAAAGTCATGGGGCAAACCCACCCAATCAGGTATTATTGCAGCTGCTTAAATAACAGATACAAACAATTTACTGTGTGAGAAACTACTGTAAACGGGGGAGCAATATTAATGGTGAAGGCAGAAACTAACTAAAATGCAAATCCCTGCGTCTCCATCTTGTCCCCACCATGCAATGATGTTGAAACTCGTATTCTTAGAACAATTACATACGGTACAAACCTAAAGCTAGAAGTGACCCTTTTTTTGTTTCTGAAAAAATACAAGGTTGAAGCTGAATGTTAAAGTAGCAAGGAGCCtgcagaacaaataaaaaaaaagcttacAGCCAAGTAATTGAAGCCAGAGGACATCTAATTGAagttcataacatgacatgacaagTGGAAGTTggagacagaaaaaaaaataaacagcgTCAACTATTAAAGACAAACACTCATTTTCTAACGTGGACAAGTTGCATTTTTTCAATGTGGATAAGAAATCCACCATCagttcagaaaatatttttttgataagttaaataTAGAGACAATACAATGAAAAGTGTTTTTAGTATATAAAGGATTGGGATAggtcaataaaataaaatgaaatgatgagagAACTCGATAGAATGCAAAGAAGatgcttcaaaaattatatagacAATAGATGCATTTGACCACCACCCTTCTCAGTTTTTCAATCCTGGAATTTGCTTCCCTACGAGAACCTTATGTAGAAGTAGGGCCAACCCTTGAGGCAGGCAACATAGGCGGTTGCCTAATGCCCCCACCCCATAAAAcagattttgaaatatttatatttaatgtaatttgttattcattgaaataaaaatagaaaggcCTCGTTTTAAACTTTTGTCTGAGGCCTCAATTTATAGTGGGCCACCTGTGTTGAACCATTAAACAAAGAACAAGAAAGGACTAAAACCCTGAATTTTACAGGTACAGCATTTGATTGTGATAAAGCAGATGCTGTGAGGAAAACTACAGATTACAGCCAGTGCTTTAAGAACTTTGAGCATGACATAATTCTGGGTTCTAGAGCTACATAATGGTATATTCATATAGTGGGCAGACATCTCATAATATATTCAGCattataattttagttaaaacATGCAAGTAAGAGCATTACGCACCTCAGTATGATATTCTATATATTCCAGGCAAAGGAGCAGTTGAAGCAAGTATTTTTTCCACTGTTGATACTCAATAGCCTATTGAACAAATGAAACTCATGCATGCACCAAGGCATGATAAATTTTTGAAACACGCCGTCGGAATAATGGTTCCAGCCGAAATGAAGGAATTTCATTCTGCCACTGTTTAGCTTCGTACATCTCATTCCATGCCTGCACTATCTCATCAATTTTGAACCCTAGACCTGTAAAGAGCAGATTATTTCCAATATacttgtaataattaatttctagaGCAGAATTTCAAATCAGTACAATATTCTACCTTCTAGTGCATTATCATTTGAACAGTGGTTCTTCACCATGACAGCTACATCTGTTGGAGAAGCTCCAGCAAGCTCAAACTTCTCCATAGCAACTTCCAAACACTCATGCCATACTGGCAGTCCTAATTTGAATTCCACAATTGATCGTTCGTAGAGCATGGTGCCCCATAAGACATTTATCTGAGACCTTATATTTGCAGCCTGCTCCACAGCTTCCTGTGGTGATATATCTTTAAGTAATCCATCCAACCCCATTTTCTGGAACTGAGTTTTTGCACCCTTAGGCTCTGAAAGTTCACTTTGGCGTCGCTCTTCCAATTCTTCCCAGATCTGTATACCTTTCTCCATGTTGTCCTCAGCATTGTTATACAGCTGTAGAATTTCTGTAGAAGGGCATGTTTCCAGATCAACATTGCAGCTAATTGCATAATACCAATGAAGTTTTGCCAGCTCAAACTGCTGCTGCCCAAGAGCTAGAAAGCCTTCATAGAAATCTGGTTTGATTTTCAGTGCTTCTTCATATCTCTTTCCtgcttttatatattctttttgtgcCCAATCGTATGCAGCTTTGATCTGTGCAAGTATATGTTCTTTTGAAGCATCTTCTGTGACATGCACCACCCTCTTCCTTGCCCTTGACATGTGTACATTTCCCCAGTTGAACAATGCTAAAGCCGCCATCTCTTGGAACCTCGCTCCTGCCATGTCGAAAAGGTGTTGTGCTTCTTCACTTGTAACTGCCTCCTCCATGGCCTCAGAATAGAGCTTCAGCCCAACTACGTGAAGATCCAAGTATGTGTCAGATTCAAATCCAACATGGTTCTTGAACAGCTGAGCAAATTGGATTATCCAGTCTTCAATGCAAGATGACACCTTTAATTCCTTGCTTTTCACCGCGTCACCATTTTCAGCTATATTACTATGTGTTATGCTAGGCTTCTGCACCTCCTCATGCAGTCTCTCAAAGAATGGGTCTTGCTCAGGGTTAACTTCTACTAAGTACAGCCTGAAAAAACCCTGTGATTCTGCTGATGTTTCAGCCCACTGCAGTTCTTCATTACTAGTAATTGTAATCAAATCACCTTCTTGGTCCCTGTATTTGATAAGAACTGCTCTCAAGCTCGGAAACCGATCATGGACAACCTCCCTCAGTTGCAGAAGGCTGCAATTAACTGGCAACTGAGCCCACCTTATGTCCTCCCCAAACACTAGTTTCACAGTTTTCGTAGGCACTTCTTCCTTTACACTACGAATTTTCTCCTCTACAACCACCTTAACTTCAGCCTTCTTCTCCTCAACCTTTTCCTCAGCCACCTTCTTTTCACTCACAACCTTAGCCTTCTTCTCCTCTACTTTGTTGCTCTTCTTCTTCCGCATCTTTGCTTTCGCCACTTTTGGCTCTGGCAAAGCAAATGAAGGTTCCACATAATCTGGAGGCAACTCAATTACGGTATCATTTACCTTTAATCCTCTCTTCTCAAGTGCCTGCTTAACCCTTTCTGCAATCTCAAATGCCATGAGATTATTTGGCTCTAAGTTCGACACAGTAGTAACATCTCTCAGAGCCAAATCCAGCCTGTTCAAGGCCTCATAACACCTTGCCCTCTTCAACAGTGCCTTACTGTACCTAGGCGTGACTTCAAGTGCCAAGTTGCACTCGTGGATTGCCCTAGGGTATTCACCCAGTCCCATCTGCATATAGCAAGCAGCCATGTTACTACGAAGATAGGAAACGTCTATATGATTTCTCGGAAGCAATTTGAGagctttttcatatttcaacaTAGCTCCTTCATGGTCCCTCTTCTGAAACAACTTGTTCCCCTCCTCCTTCAATTCTTGAGACATTGAAATAAAAATGGCTGTATCCTTATCATAGCCTTTTGAACTGCTC carries:
- the LOC108991006 gene encoding protein PHOX1-like — translated: MGKQSGKKKKQLGETSSDTSPKQNKIGESSSKGYDKDTAIFISMSQELKEEGNKLFQKRDHEGAMLKYEKALKLLPRNHIDVSYLRSNMAACYMQMGLGEYPRAIHECNLALEVTPRYSKALLKRARCYEALNRLDLALRDVTTVSNLEPNNLMAFEIAERVKQALEKRGLKVNDTVIELPPDYVEPSFALPEPKVAKAKMRKKKSNKVEEKKAKVVSEKKVAEEKVEEKKAEVKVVVEEKIRSVKEEVPTKTVKLVFGEDIRWAQLPVNCSLLQLREVVHDRFPSLRAVLIKYRDQEGDLITITSNEELQWAETSAESQGFFRLYLVEVNPEQDPFFERLHEEVQKPSITHSNIAENGDAVKSKELKVSSCIEDWIIQFAQLFKNHVGFESDTYLDLHVVGLKLYSEAMEEAVTSEEAQHLFDMAGARFQEMAALALFNWGNVHMSRARKRVVHVTEDASKEHILAQIKAAYDWAQKEYIKAGKRYEEALKIKPDFYEGFLALGQQQFELAKLHWYYAISCNVDLETCPSTEILQLYNNAEDNMEKGIQIWEELEERRQSELSEPKGAKTQFQKMGLDGLLKDISPQEAVEQAANIRSQINVLWGTMLYERSIVEFKLGLPVWHECLEVAMEKFELAGASPTDVAVMVKNHCSNDNALEGLGFKIDEIVQAWNEMYEAKQWQNEIPSFRLEPLFRRRVSKIYHALVHA